Proteins from a genomic interval of Bacteroidota bacterium:
- a CDS encoding SnoaL-like domain-containing protein → MKDKIKQNKQNAIAFYKMAYEGNPKEAVSLFVGSEYIQHNPLVGDGTTPFIEYFERMAKEYPRKSIEFVRAIEEGDLVALHTHQIWPDNFEYVTMDFFRFDKNGKIVEHWDSIQEIPKNSANENTMY, encoded by the coding sequence ATGAAAGATAAAATAAAACAAAACAAACAAAATGCAATTGCCTTTTACAAAATGGCATATGAAGGAAATCCAAAAGAAGCTGTCAGTTTATTTGTAGGTTCCGAATACATTCAACATAATCCTTTAGTTGGAGATGGCACTACACCATTTATTGAATATTTCGAAAGAATGGCAAAAGAATATCCGCGTAAATCTATAGAATTTGTCCGAGCTATTGAAGAAGGAGATTTGGTTGCTCTTCACACACATCAAATTTGGCCGGATAATTTTGAGTATGTTACAATGGATTTTTTCAGATTCGATAAAAATGGCAAAATTGTAGAACATTGGGATTCAATACAAGAAATACCAAAAAACTCGGCTAATGAAAATACAATGTATTAA